A region of Vigna radiata var. radiata cultivar VC1973A chromosome 6, Vradiata_ver6, whole genome shotgun sequence DNA encodes the following proteins:
- the LOC106763367 gene encoding premnaspirodiene oxygenase-like, translated as MDDHLISFLPFFLYSLSFILFVSQFLKVRNRSKNSVKRLKLPPGPWKLPIIGSLHHLVGSLLHHRLRELAKKHGPLMHLQLGESSTVVVSSTEVAKYVLKTYDAIFAQRPHRIVTQTMCYDSTDIVTAPYGGYWKQQRRICSQELLSNTRVRSFRSIREAEMLNLVRYIESKTGSFVNLTEKVTCMTSAIIARAAFGEKCKDQEEFISLIKKIVERAERLFISDLFPSQKWLYVISGEKTMVEKVHRKYDVIIEKIITEAEKCIGEVEVNTLLSVLLNLKNQGALEYPLTTDNIKAVMLNIFAAGTDTSSAVIVRAMSEMSENPKVMNKAREEVRRVFGSKGYMNEESLEELKYLKAVIKETLRLHAPNPLLVPRECRETCEVKGYTIPAGTKVIVNAWSIGRDPDYWNDPDKFYPERFMNSEIDYKGSHHEFIPFGAGRRMCPGMSFGINIIELCLAQLLYYFNWELPNGNKENLKKTKALGAISRREGDLVLVPISYNPLPISSNLKF; from the exons ATGGATGATCATTTGATCTCATTCTTACCCTTTTTTCTATATTCATTGAGTTTCATCCTTTTTGTTTCACAGTTTCTTAAAGTGAGAAACAGATCAAAAAACTCAGTGAAAAGATTGAAGCTTCCCCCAGGGCCATGGAAGCTTCCTATCATTGGAAGCTTACACCACTTAGTTGGCTCTCTACTACATCATCGGTTGAGAGAACTTGCTAAAAAACATGGTCCTCTCATGCACCTACAACTTGGTGAGTCATCAACCGTTGTGGTTTCTTCTACAGAAGTGGCCAAATATGTCCTGAAAACCTATGATGCCATCTTTGCTCAAAGACCCCATCGAATTGTCACACAAACCATGTGTTATGATTCTACTGACATTGTCACTGCACCATATGGGGGTTACTGGAAGCAGCAAAGAAGAATATGCTCACAAGAGCTTCTTAGCAACACACGTGTGAGGTCATTTCGATCAATAAGAGAAGCAGAAATGCTGAATTTAGTAAGATATATTGAGTCCAAAACTGGTTCTTTTGTGAACCTCACTGAGAAAGTGACATGCATGACAAGTGCCATCATTGCAAGGGCAGCTTTTGGTGAAAAATGCAAGGATCAAGAAGAGTTCATTTCCCTTATCAAGAAAATTGTAGAAAGGGCCGAACGTCTATTTATTTCTGATTTGTTCCCTTCTCAAAAATGGCTTTATGTTATTAGTGGGGAGAAAACTATGGTAGAGAAAGTCCACAGAAAATATGAtgtaataattgaaaaaatcattaCAGAGGCAGAAAAATGTATTGGTGAAGTAGAGGTTAATACTCTCCTCTCAGttcttctaaatttgaaaaatcaagGTGCCCTCGAATATCCTTTGACAACCGATAACATCAAGGCTGTAATGTTG AACATTTTTGCTGCTGGAACTGATACATCATCTGCAGTCATAGTACGGGCCATGTCAGAGATGTCGGAAAATCCAAAAGTAATGAACAAAGCTCGGGAAGAAGTTAGAAGAGTTTTTGGAAGCAAAGGATACATGAATGAAGAATCACTTGAAGAACTAAAATATCTGAAAGCAGTGATCAAAGAAACACTAAGATTGCACGCTCCCAACCCTCTGCTAGTTCCAAGGGAATGTAGAGAAACTTGTGAGGTGAAAGGGTATACAATACCTGCTGGGACCAAAGTGATAGTAAATGCATGGTCAATTGGAAGAGACCCTGATTATTGGAATGATCCAGATAAGTTTTATCCAGAGAGATTCATGAACAGTGAAATCGATTATAAAGGGTCCCATCATGAATTCATACCCTTTGGTGCTGGAAGGAGAATGTGTCCTGGCATGTCTTTTGGGATAAATATCATTGAACTTTGTCTTGCACAACTGCTTTACTATTTTAATTGGGAACTTCCAAATGGAAACAAGGAAAACTTGAAAAAGACTAAAGCTTTGGGAGCCATCTCAAGAAGAGAAGGAGATCTAGTCTTAGTTCCCATTTCTTACAATCCTCTTCCTATTTCATCAAACCTTAAATTCTAA
- the LOC106764487 gene encoding premnaspirodiene oxygenase-like → MDYNLISFLPFFLYSLSFILFVSQFLKVRNISKTSVKTLKLPPGPWKLPVIGSLHHLVGSLPHHRLRELAKKHGPLMHLQLGESSTVVVSSPEVAKDVMKTYDAIFAQRPHQIAADIMCYGSTDIATAPYGGYWKQQRRICSQELLSNTRVRSFRSIREEEMLNFLRYIESITGSSVNLSEKLSRMTNTITARAAFGENCKDQEEFISLVRKLIKMAERLIISDLFPSHKWLHLVSGENLKLEELHRKYDVIIGNIITEAEKNIGEVEVNTLLSVLLNLKHQGALEYPLTIDNIKAVMFNMFAAGTNSSPSVMSWAMSEMLENPKVMNKAQEEVRRVFGSKGYMNEESLEELKYLKAVIKETLRLHPPNPLLLPRECRETCEVKGYTIPVGTKVIVNAWAINRDPDYWNDPDKFYPERFMNSEVDFKGSHHQFIPFGAGRRMCPGMSFGINIIELCLAELLYYFNWELPYGNKKDLEMTKALGAIPIRKTDLVLVPISYNPLP, encoded by the exons ATGGATTATAACTTGATCTCATTCTTACCCTTTTTTCTATATTCATTGAGTTTCATCCTTTTTGTTTCACAGTTTCTAAAAGTGAGAAACATATCCAAAACCTCAGTGAAAACATTGAAGCTTCCCCCAGGGCCATGGAAGCTACCTGTCATTGGAAGCTTACACCACTTAGTTGGCTCACTACCACATCATCGGTTGAGAGAACTTGCTAAAAAACATGGTCCTCTCATGCACCTACAACTTGGTGAGTCATCAACCGTTGTGGTTTCTTCTCCAGAAGTAGCCAAAGATGTCATGAAAACCTATGATGCCATCTTTGCTCAAAGACCGCATCAAATTGCCGCAGACATCATGTGTTATGGTTCCACTGACATTGCCACTGCACCATATGGGGGGTATTGGAAGCAGCAAAGAAGAATATGCTCACAAGAGCTTCTAAGCAACACACGTGTGAGGTCATTTCGATcaataagagaagaagaaatgctgaattttttaagatatattgAGTCCATCACTGGTTCTAGTGTGAACCTCAGTGAGAAACTGTCACGCATGACAAATACCATCACTGCAAGGGCAGCTTTTGGTGAAAATTGCAAGGATCAAGAAGAGTTCATTTCCCTTGTCAGGAAACTTATAAAAATGGCCGAGCGTTTAATTATTTCTGATTTGTTCCCTTCTCACAAATGGCTTCATCTGGTCAGTGGGGAGAATCTTAAATTGGAGGAGTTGCACAGAAAATATGATGTAATAATTGGAAACATCATTACAGAGgcagaaaaaaatattggtgAAGTAGAGGTTAATACTCTCCTCTCAGTTcttctaaatttgaaacatCAAGGTGCCCTCGAATATCCTTTGACAATCGATAACATCAAGGCTGTAATGTTT AACATGTTTGCTGCTGGAACTAATTCATCACCTTCAGTCATGTCATGGGCAATGTCAGAGATGTTGGAAAACCCAAAAGTAATGAACAAAGCTCAGGAAGAAGTTAGAAGAGTTTTTGGTAGTAAAGGATATATGAATGAAGAATCACTTGAAGAACTAAAATACCTGAAAGCAGTGATAAAAGAAACACTAAGATTGCACCCTCCcaatcctcttcttcttccaagggaATGTAGAGAAACTTGTGAGGTGAAAGGATATACAATACCCGTTGGGACCAAAGTGATAGTAAATGCATGGGCAATCAACAGAGACCCTGATTATTGGAATGATCCAGATAAGTTTTATCCCGAGAGATTCATGAACAGTGAAGTCGATTTTAAAGGGTCCCATCATCAATTCATACCCTTTGGTGCTGGAAGGAGAATGTGTCCTGGAATGTCTTTTGGGATAAATATAATTGAACTTTGTCTTGCAGAACtactttactattttaattGGGAACTTCCATATGGAAACAAGAAAGACTTGGAAATGACTAAAGCTTTGGGAGCCATCCCAATTAGGAAAACGGATCTGGTCTTGGTTCCCATTTCTTACAATCCTCTtccttaa